GCACCATCGGGCGCGTACACCCGCAGCGCGCGAGCTCCTGCGCGGCAAGCCGCCCACTTGCCACGTTATCGCTCATCACGGAGCTGACGTTGGGGCCAAGGCCGCCCTCGGGCACCTCTCGGTCGATGTAGAGCGTCGGCACGTCGCGACGCACGGCCACGCGCACGTCCTCCAGGCTGTTTGCGCTCACGATGCCCGAAACGCGCTGCGCCGCGAGCGACGCGTGGCACTGGCGCTCCATGTCCGGGTCGTGGTTGGTGTTATAGATCACGATGGAGAGCCCCGCCGCAAACAGCCCCGCCTGCAGCGTCACGATCATGCGCGAGAAAAACTCGTTGCTGATATTGGGCACGATCACGCCCACGGCTTCCGCGCGCTGCTGGCGCAGGCCGCGCGCCAGCTGGTTGGGCTGGTAGTGCAGGCGCTCGATCGCGTCGCGCACGCGGGCCTCCGTCTGGGCAGAGAACCGGCCGTTGTGGTTGATCACGCGCGACACCGTCGCGACGGAGACGCCCGCCGCACGGGCCACCTCCCTCACCGTCACGCGCGTATCAGTCATGCATCCTCCCCTCCCGCGCGGCACCGCGCCACGTCCCCTCCATGGTAGGGCAAGCGCCACGACTCGACCGTACGGCGTGCCCCAACGGAAGGCAAACGTTTAAATTGCGCTACAAAACGACGTGGCGCGGTACTTCTCGCCCAGACGGGCGCCAGAAAGCCGCTAGACTAGGGGCGCATGCGGCATCCGGGCGAGAAGTACGCGCGCCCTTGGCCGCCATGCGCACGGATGTGAGGCTCAACGCTGGTTGGCGCCCGCGGCCGCCGGCCCGGGGCGCCCGGACGCTCGTTCGGAGGTTTCGATGGCCAAGATTCTGATGAAGACCCCCCTCGTCGAGATGGACGGGGACGAGATGACGCGCATCATGTGGAAGATGATCAAGGACGACCTGATCCTTCCGTTTGTCGACCTCAAGACCGAGTACTTCGACCTGGGGCTCGAGAACCGCAACGCCACCGACGACCAGGTCACGATCGACTCCGCCAACGCCACCAAGCGCCTGGGCGTGGCCGTCAAGTGCGCCACCATCACGCCCAACGCCGCGCGCATGGAGGAGTACGACCTCAAGAAAATGTGGAAGAGCCCCAACGGCACCATCCGCGCCATGCTGGACGGCACCGTGTTCCGCGCGCCCATCCTGGTGAAGGGCATCGAGCCGTACGTGCGCACGTGGAAGGCACCCATCACCATCGCGCGTCACGCCTACGGAGACGTGTACCGCGACGTGGAGATGCGCGTTCCCGGCCCCGGCAAGGTCGAGCTCACGTACACGCCCGCGGACGGCGGCGAGCCCCAGTCCGTGACCGTGCACGAGTTTGCGGGCCCCGGCGTGGTGGAGGGCATGCACAACCTGGACGATTCCATCACCGGCTTTGCGCACGCGTGCTTTAGCTACGCGCTCGAGACCAGGCAGGACCTGTGGTTTGCCACGAAGGACACCATCAGCAAGACGTACGACCACCGCTTCAAGGACGTGTTCGCGGACCTGTACGAGGCAGAGTACAGGGAGAAGTTCGAGGCTGCGGGCATCGAGTACTTCTATACCCTGATAGACGACGCCGTGGCCCGCGTCATGCGCTCCGAGGGAGGCTTCATCTGGGCGTGCAAGAACTACGACGGCGACGTGATGAGCGACATGGTCTCCACCGCGTTCGGCAGCCTTGCCATGATGACGTCCGTGCTGGTGAGCCCCCACGGCTACTGGGAGTACGAGGCGGCGCACGGCACGGTGCAGCGCCACTACTACAAGCACCTGAAGGGCGAGAGGACCTCGACGAACTCCGTCGCGACCATCTTCGCCTGGTCCGGCGCCCTGCGCAAGCGCGGCGAGCTGGACGGCACGCCCGACCTGGTGCGCTTTGCCGACGCGCTCGAGAGGGCGACCATCGGCACCATCGAGAGCGGCAAGATGACGGGCGATCTGGCGCGCATCACCACGCTGCCGAACCCGCAGCAGCTTGACACGGAGGAGTTCATCCTCGCAATCGCAGACCGCCTTGCGAAGGAGCTTGCGTAGATGGCGGGCACGTACCGCCTGATTGCGCTCGACATGGACGGCACCCTCCTGA
This sequence is a window from Parafannyhessea umbonata. Protein-coding genes within it:
- a CDS encoding NADP-dependent isocitrate dehydrogenase encodes the protein MAKILMKTPLVEMDGDEMTRIMWKMIKDDLILPFVDLKTEYFDLGLENRNATDDQVTIDSANATKRLGVAVKCATITPNAARMEEYDLKKMWKSPNGTIRAMLDGTVFRAPILVKGIEPYVRTWKAPITIARHAYGDVYRDVEMRVPGPGKVELTYTPADGGEPQSVTVHEFAGPGVVEGMHNLDDSITGFAHACFSYALETRQDLWFATKDTISKTYDHRFKDVFADLYEAEYREKFEAAGIEYFYTLIDDAVARVMRSEGGFIWACKNYDGDVMSDMVSTAFGSLAMMTSVLVSPHGYWEYEAAHGTVQRHYYKHLKGERTSTNSVATIFAWSGALRKRGELDGTPDLVRFADALERATIGTIESGKMTGDLARITTLPNPQQLDTEEFILAIADRLAKELA
- a CDS encoding LacI family DNA-binding transcriptional regulator yields the protein MTDTRVTVREVARAAGVSVATVSRVINHNGRFSAQTEARVRDAIERLHYQPNQLARGLRQQRAEAVGVIVPNISNEFFSRMIVTLQAGLFAAGLSIVIYNTNHDPDMERQCHASLAAQRVSGIVSANSLEDVRVAVRRDVPTLYIDREVPEGGLGPNVSSVMSDNVASGRLAAQELARCGCTRPMVLTATAGFPVTEVRTRSFAQELARLGVSLDEKRVIHPPATDFPSGHDAVTAALDAGLDFDGVFAQTDRLAMGALEALRERGVRVPQDVAVVGHDDILLARFGRPPLTTIAQDPERIGSLAAQIMLQMVAGELEQGRHELVPVCLVRRESTMRGQNVA